In candidate division WOR-3 bacterium, the sequence AACTGCTTTATAACTCACACCGTCGGCACCGAGCCGGCCGATGATGTACAGAATCAGATCTTTGGCCGAAACAAGCGGTCTGAATGAACCGGAAATATTTATCTTCACTGATTCCGGAACCTTAAGCCATAATTCGCCGGTCGCCCAGACACCCGCCATTTCAGTGGCGCCGATACCTGTGGCAAAAGCACCGAATGCACCGTGGGTGGTTGTGTGGGAATCGGTTCCGACAAGCAGCACGCCGGGTCGGGCATGGCCGAACTCCGCCAGTATTTGATGACAGATCCCCTCTTTCATATCATAAAAGAACTTTATCCGCTGTTCCTTAACGAAATTTCTGAGTCGTTTGTGAGTGATTGCGGTCTTTTCACTGTCCGCCGGGATTCTGTGGTCGAAGAGAATCACAATCTTTTCATTATCCCAGACTTTTTCAACGCCGATCTCCTTAAACGCCCTTAAGACCACATCGGCGTTCTCATGAGACATGGCGAGGTCCACCCGGGCCATCACGATTTCATTGGGAACGACCTTTTCTCTACCCGATACCTTTGCCAGAATTTTTTCAGCGATGGTCATCAATTAATGCTCCAGGTTCCTTTCCCAGGGGCCGTCGTACTCGACCTCCTGTTTGCACATCGGACGCATCGGTTTCTGGGTGGTGCACTCTTCATAGACATGGGCGATTAAACCGGCACAGCGCCCCAGTAAAAAGAACGCCTTTCCCAGCCGCCAGTCAAAACCCATATCAGAGATGATCGCTGCAATCGCACCGTCGACATTGATGGGCAGGGCTTTTTTCCTGGCGAACTCCTGTTTCAACGCCTTGCTCAATCTGATATGCTCTCCCTCAATACCCAGTTCAGCCGCCATTTCATAGAGCCTTGCGGTACGGGGATCGTTCTTGTGCAAACGATGGCCGAAACCGGGCATACGTTTTCCCTGTTCTTTCAAACTCTTCAAAAGATTGGCGGCGGTCTGTTCCATAGTCCAATTATGCTGCTCTTTCAAAGCCACCCATTCCTGAAGGATCCTCGCTCCGTCTTCAATCGCACCACCGTGAACATCTCCCACCGCCAGAATGCCCGCGGCTACAGCAGTAGGCAGAGGAACACCTGCAGAAGCCACCACCCGTGCCGCATGAGTGGACGGCGGTGTTACACTGTGGTCGACAGACGAAGTAATGATCGCATCAATCATCTTCGCTTCTTTCTGATCAGGCATCCTTCCTTTTATAAGTAAAAAGAACACAGAGGCAAACGGCACCCTGCCGATGAGTTCTTCCTGTTTATAACCTCTGGTTATAATATGGTCTGGTTCCACCCTGGATATCGATGTCTTCCACATCTTCAACCTCCTAACGCCTTTTTAACGAGTTCAGGGATTTCACTCAAAGTTTCCGCGATATATGCACCATTGGAGGACAATGCTTCGATCTTGCTCTTTGCGGTTCCCATATCACCTTCGATTATTGCACCGGCATGACCGAGCCTCTTTCCCTGGGGAGCCGCTTTTCCGGTGATATAGGCGATGACCGGTTTGGACATCTTCCTGATATAAGGAGCCGCCAGTTCTTCATAGACTCCACCGATCTCTCCTGCCATGACCACGGCGTCGGTTTCAGAATCACCTTCAAAAAGCTTCAATATATCTTCGAAATTAGCTCCCAGGATCGGATCGCCGCCAAGTCCCACAGATGTCGACTCTCCGAATCCCGCCAAGTTGAGTGAGTTGGCTAAGTAGTATGTGATTGCTCCACTGCGGGCGACCGTTCCGATTCTGCCCGGTCTGAATGTGATCTTCGGCAACATACCGACAAGCGCCTTTCCCGGTGAGATGAGTCCCGGTGTATTGCCGCCGATGACCATCACTCCCCTTTCTTTCGCCGCATCGCGGACATAGAGCATATCATGAATGGGAATGCGTTCGGTGATGACGACGACCGTCTTAATGCCGGCGTCGATCGCTTCCAGTATCGCATCTTTGGCGAACTGGGGTGGAACCCAGATACTTGAAACAGCGGCGTCGGGAACCTCGCTCAGACATTCGGCAACAGTATCATACACCTTAACTCCGGCGACTTCCTGGCCGCCTTTTCCCGGGGTGACTCCACCGACGATCTTTGTACCGTACTCAAGCATGAACTTGGTATGAAGCGATGCATTTCTGCCCGTAATTCCTTGAATAATGGTCTTGGTATTTTCGTCTATTATTATACTCATAATCCCTCACTTACATTCTGCAGCTGCTCTTATCGTCTCTTTTATCACTTCCTCGATCGGGGTATCGACAGAGTATACCTTTATCTTTTTAAAGAGTTCGGGCTCGTCTCTTTTCGCCTGTTCCAGTATCTTTCTACCTTCCTCCTCCATATTTCCGGTCATCCTCATAATCATCGGTTTTTCCGGTCTGTTTTCCTTTACATATTGAACAAGTGCTTTTGCCCAATCATCACACCTTGAAATACCGCCGAACCGTGCCCCGAATATCGCCTTCACCCGAGGATTTTCAATGAGCAGACCGAGCATGGCGCGCAATTTTTCCTGGGTGGGTGCACCGCCTGAATCCATAAAATTAGCCGGTTTTCCGCCGTAGTATTGAATCAAATCAATGGCGGCGATGCCGAATCCGGCGCCGCCCGGAAAGACACCTATGTCACCGTCTAAATCCACATAAGGAATTCCTTTTGATTTTGCGAACTTCTCCCGTTCGGTCAACTCTCCTACTTCATGACGGGCAGTGATTCCCAGTTCTTTTAACTCTGGATGTCTGAACATCGCGTCTTCGTCGAGATTAACCTTTGCATCGAGGGCAAAGATCCCGCCTGTTTTGGTAAGGGCCAAAGGATTGATCTCTACAAGTTTGCAGTCGAGATTCAAGAAAAGGGAATAAAGTTTTACAACAATTCCCGCGCACTTATTAAGAAGAGGCCCCTTGAATCCAAGTTTTGCTGCACACTTTCTTCCGAAAAAAGGGAGAACTTTCCCACCTGGATTAATGTAATACTTAAATATTGCGTCAGGGCTCTGTCTGGCGGTTTCTTCGATATCAATACCACCTTTATTACTGAGTATCAGAACCGGCTTGTGTTCAAGTCGATCAATCGTCGCTGCGATATAGACCTCACGTTCGACCTCGACCTTCTTCTCAACGAGAACACTCTTGATTTCAAAGGCACCGTGCTTTCTGCCGAGCATATTTTTGATCTTATTCTCAGCATCTTTTCGGTTGTCAGCGGGTTTGATCAGTCCTGCCTTTCCCCTGCCGCCGATAAAGGTCTGGGCCTTGACAACCACGGGATAAGTCACCTTCTCCAGTTCCTCAAAGCTGTTCTCATCAACGAGTACACTGTCGAGAACCGGAATACCGTGTTTTTTAAAGAGTCTTTTGGCTTCAAACTCGTATAGTCTCATAATATTTAATTATATAAAGTTTATAAAAAAATTCAATAGGTAGGCAGCAGGTTTATCAGTTATCCGCCTTTGCAATATCGAAGTCGATAAAGTCACAGTGATTGATCAATATCGCCTCACGGCTCCGTCTGACCTTTTCTCCTTCACTCGAATGTGCTGCAATGATGTGTGCTATTTCCAGAGGAAGACCGGCTTCCAGGGCAAGGGCATAGCCGGCGACCGGATGACGGATCCGTTCACCGTATTTGCTCTTAACGACTTTATTCCCTCTTTTTTCATATTCCAGTAATTTTCCGACATCATGAACAAGACCGCCCGCAACCACAACATCGAAATTAAACCCCTTCTGCACCGTGGCGACTGCCACTGCCATCCGCGTGATGCAACGGGTATGTTCAATCAATGTCTTCTTCGTTTTAATCAACAGGGTAAAAGGAATCCTGTCGATCTTCTTCCATCCGCCTTTCTTTACGGCAAGCAGCCAGGTATCCGCCACTCCCTCACGGATCTTTTTATCCTTTATCCACTTGATTTCCGGCAATAGTTTATATATGTCCCGTTTCTTCATATTCTTTATAAACCCCCTAATTCTTCTTTTTTAAGATATTCAAGCAGTCCGCCCGCTTTCATGATGTCCATTTCAAGACTGGAAAGCGGAATGCCCTTGTATGCTCTATCCTGTGTGATGTTTTTTATTTCACCGGTCTCGCAATTCACTTCGAGAATATCAGACTGAGCGATCTCGTCTGCTTCTTTGAGTTCGATTATCGGTAATCCGGTGTTTACGGCGTTTCTGTGAAAAATCCGCGCGAATGACCGAGCGATAACGACTGAAACACCTGTCCCCTTGATCGCTACTGTAGCATGCTCACGTGAAGAACCGCAACCGAAATTTTTCCCGGCGACGATGATATCGCCCTTTTTTACATCCTTCAAAAATTCCGCACCGATCTCGGTTCCCTCCATCGCATGTTTCGCCATCTCATTTTTGTCGGTCAGGGGCAGGTATTTACCCGGATATATTTGATCCGTATCAATGTCGTCTTTAAATTTCCACACACGTCCTTTGACTGTCATTCTAAATCTCCCCCGGCGGGGTTATTACACCGGTAAGTGCGGTTGCAGCCGCTGTAACAGGCGAAGCAAGATAGACCTCAGCTCCTTTTCCCAGTTTTCCGATGAAGTTCCGGTTTGAGGTCGATACCATCACTTCACCCGGCGCGAGAATCCCCGGATGACCGGTCGTACACAAAGCGCATCCCGGATTGGTAACCACCGCACCACTCTTCAAAAAACTTTCATAGAGTCCGGCTTCCACTGCCTGAGCGGCGACCTCTGCAGTAGCCGGTACGATGATAAGCCTCACCCCTTTGTTTATTCTTCTACCCTTTAAAATATCAGCCGCCGCCTTCAGGTCTTCAAATCTGCCGTTTGTGCAGGATCCGATGAACACCTGATTTACCTTCACCCCTGATTTTTTTTCGACTTCCGTCACATTATCAGGAGAGTGAGGGCAAGCGATCTGCGGTTTCAGGTCGTCGATCACAAATTCGTATGCCTTCTCATACCCGGCGTCGGGATCGGCTTTCAACCCGGATATCGGTTCATCAGTACGGGATCGGATGAAGTCAAGCACCTCTGCACTCGTCTCGAAAAATCCGACCTCTCCCGACATCTCCGTCACCATACTCGACATTGTAATCCGTTCGGCGAGCGTCATACGTTCAACCGCATCACCGGTGAATTCAACCGCTCTGTTGAGAGCGCCGTCGGTCTTCAACCTCTTCAATATATATAAGATTATATCCTTGGCGGTCACATATTCACCGGCGTTCCCTTTGACGACGATCTTTATGGTTTCAGGCACCCTGAACCAGAGTCTGCCTTTATACATTGCTCCGGCGACATCTGTAGTGCCCATACCGAATCCCGCGGCGCCGACGGCTCCGAGCAGATTCATATGGCTGTCCGTTCCGATCACTATGTCCCATGGTTTGACCAGACCGTTTTCAAGAAGAATATGCTGGCCGATACCGGTATTCACATCAAAAAGATGCACACCCTGCTGCTTGACAAAATCACGTAGGGTCTTTTGATTCACCGCGACCTTTTCATTACGTGCGGGGATATGGAGATCAAAAGTAACGGCTACCCTCTTCTTATCAAAGACAGGATGGTCTCCGAACGCCCGTATGTATTCCTGAATCACATTGGGACCGCCAAAATCGCGCATCGCCACGAGGCTCAAGTCCACCCAGATATAGTCACCGGGTTTGACCTTTTTTCCGCCGGTCTTGCGTGAAAATATCTTTTCAATGATCGTCATAATTCTCAGAGTTTAGCGGCTATCGCTTCAGCCATCTCAAGGGTTGATGCACTGCCGCCCATATCATAGGTCATCACCTTTCCTTCCGCGATCACCGCGGCGACGGCGTTCTCCAGCCGTTCAGCCGCCTCTTCCTCACCCAGCCATTCCAGCATCATCTTTGCGGCGAGGATCGTCGCCGTAGGATTGACCTTGTACATACCGGCGTATTTGGGAGCCGAACCGTGCGTGGGTTCAAATGCAGCGTAGTCGTCTCCGATATTACCGCTTGAACCGAAACCGAGTCCTCCGGTCATCTGAGCACATAGGTCGGATATAATATCACCGTAAAGATTCGGAGCAACCAGTACATCATAATTAAAAGGTTTTTTAAGAAGCCACTGACATAATGAATCAACATTTGCATTATCCGCCTCTATCTCAGGGTACGACTTTGATATTCTGTTGAAGGTTTCAAGGAAGAGGCCGTCACTCGCCCTTACGACATTCGCCTTATGTACACAGGTGACCTTTTTGCGTTTCTTTTTTCTGGCGAATTCAAACGCCGCTTTGATGATTCTCTCACATCCCTTTGGTGTATTCACCTTCACCGAGATCGCTGCATCCGGCGGAACCTTCTCCATCCCCTTGATCTTGAGCATCTCTTCAGGAACCCTGTTGTACTCTATACCGGAATATAGATCTTCGGTGTTCTCCCTGAAGATCACGAAATCAAGCCCTTCTTTGTAATTGAGAGGATTACCTTTATATGCCTTGCACGGCCTTTTGCAGATATAGAGATCAAAACTCTGCCGCATACGGACGATCGGACTTCGATAGACGAATCCCTGATTTCTGAGCTCAGGTTTCAACTCCTGGTCGGCGACGGTCTTGGGTTTGGAAGTGATTGCACCGAACATCGCACAGTCGGTCGTCTTCATCATCTCGATCGTTCTCTTGGGAAACGGGTCGCCTTCTTCACACCAGAACCGCCAGCCGATATCACCGGGAACATATTCGGCATCAAGATTTATTTTGTCCAGTATAATCCTGGTGGCTTCAAGAACATCATTACCTATACCGTCACCTGGCAGCCAGGCGATTCTATATTTTGCCATAATCAACTCCTTTTATTGTTCTGCAGATGATTCTTACAGCGACGCTGATTTCCAGCATCATGAATATCATATAAATTTATACGGTGCCTTCGTAAATGCGGTACTTCTTATACAGTTTGCCACCCATCTTCTTGATTGCATTGTTGGTCGGATGATTGTCCTCGAGTACCCATGAAAGTTCACCGCCGGTATAACCGAGTTCCTGTCCGGCTCTGAATGATTCAAGAAAGAGGAGTGATTCCAGGCCCATTTTCTGATATTGTTTCCTGACTCCCATCACCATCAACCGTGCTTCCTTGATTTTGTTCTTATAGAAGAGGAATTTCAGCATCTCGATCGGGCCGAGTCTGCCGTTCAATTTTTTCAAAACG encodes:
- a CDS encoding 3-isopropylmalate dehydratase small subunit — its product is MTVKGRVWKFKDDIDTDQIYPGKYLPLTDKNEMAKHAMEGTEIGAEFLKDVKKGDIIVAGKNFGCGSSREHATVAIKGTGVSVVIARSFARIFHRNAVNTGLPIIELKEADEIAQSDILEVNCETGEIKNITQDRAYKGIPLSSLEMDIMKAGGLLEYLKKEELGGL
- a CDS encoding isocitrate/isopropylmalate dehydrogenase family protein, with product MAKYRIAWLPGDGIGNDVLEATRIILDKINLDAEYVPGDIGWRFWCEEGDPFPKRTIEMMKTTDCAMFGAITSKPKTVADQELKPELRNQGFVYRSPIVRMRQSFDLYICKRPCKAYKGNPLNYKEGLDFVIFRENTEDLYSGIEYNRVPEEMLKIKGMEKVPPDAAISVKVNTPKGCERIIKAAFEFARKKKRKKVTCVHKANVVRASDGLFLETFNRISKSYPEIEADNANVDSLCQWLLKKPFNYDVLVAPNLYGDIISDLCAQMTGGLGFGSSGNIGDDYAAFEPTHGSAPKYAGMYKVNPTATILAAKMMLEWLGEEEAAERLENAVAAVIAEGKVMTYDMGGSASTLEMAEAIAAKL
- a CDS encoding homoaconitate hydratase family protein is translated as MTIIEKIFSRKTGGKKVKPGDYIWVDLSLVAMRDFGGPNVIQEYIRAFGDHPVFDKKRVAVTFDLHIPARNEKVAVNQKTLRDFVKQQGVHLFDVNTGIGQHILLENGLVKPWDIVIGTDSHMNLLGAVGAAGFGMGTTDVAGAMYKGRLWFRVPETIKIVVKGNAGEYVTAKDIILYILKRLKTDGALNRAVEFTGDAVERMTLAERITMSSMVTEMSGEVGFFETSAEVLDFIRSRTDEPISGLKADPDAGYEKAYEFVIDDLKPQIACPHSPDNVTEVEKKSGVKVNQVFIGSCTNGRFEDLKAAADILKGRRINKGVRLIIVPATAEVAAQAVEAGLYESFLKSGAVVTNPGCALCTTGHPGILAPGEVMVSTSNRNFIGKLGKGAEVYLASPVTAAATALTGVITPPGEI
- a CDS encoding succinate--CoA ligase subunit beta; its protein translation is MRLYEFEAKRLFKKHGIPVLDSVLVDENSFEELEKVTYPVVVKAQTFIGGRGKAGLIKPADNRKDAENKIKNMLGRKHGAFEIKSVLVEKKVEVEREVYIAATIDRLEHKPVLILSNKGGIDIEETARQSPDAIFKYYINPGGKVLPFFGRKCAAKLGFKGPLLNKCAGIVVKLYSLFLNLDCKLVEINPLALTKTGGIFALDAKVNLDEDAMFRHPELKELGITARHEVGELTEREKFAKSKGIPYVDLDGDIGVFPGGAGFGIAAIDLIQYYGGKPANFMDSGGAPTQEKLRAMLGLLIENPRVKAIFGARFGGISRCDDWAKALVQYVKENRPEKPMIMRMTGNMEEEGRKILEQAKRDEPELFKKIKVYSVDTPIEEVIKETIRAAAECK
- a CDS encoding 3-isopropylmalate dehydratase large subunit (catalyzes the isomerization between 2-isopropylmalate and 3-isopropylmalate in leucine biosynthesis); the protein is MTIAEKILAKVSGREKVVPNEIVMARVDLAMSHENADVVLRAFKEIGVEKVWDNEKIVILFDHRIPADSEKTAITHKRLRNFVKEQRIKFFYDMKEGICHQILAEFGHARPGVLLVGTDSHTTTHGAFGAFATGIGATEMAGVWATGELWLKVPESVKINISGSFRPLVSAKDLILYIIGRLGADGVSYKAV
- the sucD gene encoding succinate--CoA ligase subunit alpha — encoded protein: MSIIIDENTKTIIQGITGRNASLHTKFMLEYGTKIVGGVTPGKGGQEVAGVKVYDTVAECLSEVPDAAVSSIWVPPQFAKDAILEAIDAGIKTVVVITERIPIHDMLYVRDAAKERGVMVIGGNTPGLISPGKALVGMLPKITFRPGRIGTVARSGAITYYLANSLNLAGFGESTSVGLGGDPILGANFEDILKLFEGDSETDAVVMAGEIGGVYEELAAPYIRKMSKPVIAYITGKAAPQGKRLGHAGAIIEGDMGTAKSKIEALSSNGAYIAETLSEIPELVKKALGG
- a CDS encoding HDIG domain-containing protein gives rise to the protein MKKRDIYKLLPEIKWIKDKKIREGVADTWLLAVKKGGWKKIDRIPFTLLIKTKKTLIEHTRCITRMAVAVATVQKGFNFDVVVAGGLVHDVGKLLEYEKRGNKVVKSKYGERIRHPVAGYALALEAGLPLEIAHIIAAHSSEGEKVRRSREAILINHCDFIDFDIAKADN
- a CDS encoding citryl-CoA lyase is translated as MWKTSISRVEPDHIITRGYKQEELIGRVPFASVFFLLIKGRMPDQKEAKMIDAIITSSVDHSVTPPSTHAARVVASAGVPLPTAVAAGILAVGDVHGGAIEDGARILQEWVALKEQHNWTMEQTAANLLKSLKEQGKRMPGFGHRLHKNDPRTARLYEMAAELGIEGEHIRLSKALKQEFARKKALPINVDGAIAAIISDMGFDWRLGKAFFLLGRCAGLIAHVYEECTTQKPMRPMCKQEVEYDGPWERNLEH